In the genome of Halapricum salinum, one region contains:
- a CDS encoding NAD-binding protein yields MYRRDWRTIRATIWLVTVVSVLSFAVGVINIASQDVIFFGEYIPESAQRLAGFTGAMTGFLMLMSALGLRKGLRAAWYSTMLLLPVTAVQGVVQSGAITLPMVGVSVPVSLPLVALSLVSMPLVAINRKRFDDQWAISTTQLAALSALIGAQIYGTVGTYALREEFPAVNTLLDAFYFTLVTASTVGYGDISAATQIGRLFSLSVLVIGVASFGVAAGTLLGPAIEARFAAALGQMTEAQLSMLENHIIVMGYGELTEPILDELEDSKIPFIVITPNSEKASALRNRDINVLTADPSDETPLHDAGIERAIGVVAATNNDAEDALAILTARELNPDVRIVAAATDRQNSAKLRRAGADTVISPAVIGGHLLVQSALGQQGVESVADQIVGTRGEEVEEMAEEVEDLGEETDGDEAAKSDDGQ; encoded by the coding sequence ATGTACCGACGGGACTGGCGAACCATCCGGGCGACGATCTGGCTGGTCACCGTCGTGTCTGTCCTCTCGTTTGCAGTCGGAGTCATCAACATCGCCTCCCAGGACGTGATCTTCTTCGGCGAGTACATTCCGGAGTCGGCCCAGCGCCTCGCGGGGTTCACGGGCGCGATGACCGGGTTTTTGATGTTGATGAGCGCGCTCGGCCTCCGCAAGGGTCTACGGGCGGCCTGGTACTCGACGATGTTGCTGCTGCCGGTGACGGCCGTTCAGGGCGTCGTCCAGTCGGGCGCGATCACGCTGCCGATGGTCGGCGTCTCGGTGCCGGTGTCGCTGCCGTTGGTCGCACTGTCACTGGTGTCGATGCCGCTGGTCGCCATCAATCGGAAGCGGTTCGACGATCAGTGGGCCATCTCGACGACCCAGCTGGCTGCGCTGTCGGCACTGATCGGCGCACAGATCTACGGCACGGTCGGGACCTACGCCCTCCGCGAGGAGTTCCCGGCGGTGAACACTCTTCTAGACGCGTTTTACTTCACGCTCGTGACGGCCTCGACGGTCGGCTACGGCGACATCAGTGCGGCCACACAGATCGGTCGGCTGTTCAGCCTCTCGGTCCTCGTCATCGGCGTCGCGAGCTTCGGTGTGGCCGCCGGGACGCTGCTCGGACCGGCGATCGAGGCCCGCTTTGCGGCCGCACTCGGCCAGATGACGGAGGCACAACTCAGCATGCTCGAAAACCACATCATCGTCATGGGCTATGGCGAACTGACCGAACCGATTCTCGACGAACTCGAAGACAGCAAGATCCCGTTCATCGTCATCACGCCGAACAGCGAAAAGGCGAGCGCGTTGCGCAATCGGGATATCAACGTCCTGACTGCCGACCCCAGCGACGAGACGCCGTTACACGACGCCGGGATCGAACGCGCCATCGGTGTCGTCGCGGCGACGAACAACGACGCCGAAGACGCACTGGCGATCCTCACCGCACGGGAACTCAATCCCGACGTCCGGATCGTCGCCGCGGCGACCGATCGCCAGAACAGCGCGAAACTTCGCCGTGCCGGCGCGGATACGGTGATCAGTCCAGCCGTCATCGGCGGCCACCTGCTCGTCCAGTCCGCACTGGGCCAGCAGGGCGTCGAATCGGTCGCCGACCAGATCGTCGGAACGAGAGGTGAGGAAGTCGAAGAGATGGCCGAAGAAGTCGAGGATCTCGGCGAGGAGACGGACGGCGACGAGGCGGCCAAGAGCGACGACGGTCAGTAG
- a CDS encoding ABC transporter substrate-binding protein — MERDEATRRTFVTGGIGAVTAGLLAGCGQTGGDDGTPTDDTTTTDRTTTTASGESESVETPYSVSIDPVGEVTFESVPETWVANNGSWADMGIALGLEPPKGVWLKNRYHTQYYDAVPGLSVDKSDMVSLYQEGGISDEVFYELDADVHVMDPNFFMNRFKGWNRDDVEEIAENVGPLFGNCIYAQHYPWHDDYRYYTLYEGFEKLAQVFKRTDRYEAFVDIHDDFTATLAPHVPNASDAPAGAVLWGVGDNPESYYPYIIGGGTGFKHLRDLNVRDALAETDIKDFHGSRDAIDLETLLDVDPEVLLLRGYEGKTEAEFQDTVVSFLEDHSLASALTAVQNGDVYRAGGLYQGPITNMVLTERLGGDLYDVDEELFDRQRVVDVVNGAF; from the coding sequence ATGGAGAGAGACGAGGCGACACGACGAACGTTCGTGACGGGAGGAATTGGAGCAGTGACCGCCGGGCTACTGGCCGGGTGCGGACAGACGGGTGGGGACGACGGAACGCCGACCGACGATACGACGACCACTGACAGGACGACGACTACGGCGAGCGGCGAGTCCGAAAGCGTCGAGACGCCTTACTCGGTGTCAATCGACCCGGTCGGCGAGGTTACCTTCGAGAGCGTCCCCGAAACGTGGGTCGCCAACAACGGTAGCTGGGCGGACATGGGAATCGCGCTCGGCCTCGAACCGCCGAAGGGTGTCTGGCTCAAAAATCGCTACCATACCCAGTACTACGACGCCGTTCCGGGACTGTCCGTCGACAAGAGCGACATGGTGTCACTGTACCAGGAGGGCGGGATCAGCGACGAGGTGTTCTACGAACTGGACGCGGACGTCCACGTTATGGATCCGAACTTTTTCATGAATCGTTTCAAGGGCTGGAACCGGGACGACGTCGAAGAGATCGCCGAGAACGTCGGCCCGCTGTTTGGCAACTGCATCTACGCCCAGCACTACCCCTGGCACGACGACTACCGCTACTACACCCTCTACGAAGGCTTCGAAAAGCTCGCGCAGGTGTTCAAACGAACCGACCGCTACGAGGCCTTCGTCGATATCCACGACGACTTTACAGCGACCCTCGCACCGCACGTCCCGAACGCCAGCGACGCGCCGGCCGGTGCGGTGTTGTGGGGCGTCGGCGACAATCCCGAGTCCTACTACCCCTACATCATCGGCGGCGGGACCGGCTTCAAGCACCTCCGGGATCTGAACGTCCGGGACGCACTGGCCGAGACGGACATCAAGGACTTCCACGGGAGCCGTGACGCGATCGACCTCGAGACGCTGCTGGACGTCGATCCGGAGGTCCTCCTGCTGCGGGGCTACGAGGGCAAGACCGAAGCGGAGTTCCAGGACACCGTCGTCTCGTTCCTCGAAGACCACTCGCTTGCGAGCGCGCTGACTGCCGTCCAGAACGGCGACGTCTATCGCGCTGGCGGGCTCTATCAGGGTCCGATCACGAACATGGTCCTGACCGAGCGTCTCGGCGGCGACCTCTACGATGTCGACGAGGAGCTGTTCGACCGTCAGCGCGTTGTCGACGTGGTGAACGGGGCGTTCTGA
- a CDS encoding HEAT repeat domain-containing protein, which produces MGDSSATDPFDHILDLLGDDSPEAANERVATLQSQPADDRKAAIRSLQSVAEDRPTFLGPIAPAIAEFLDDEERSVRLGTAKLLVAIAEADSAAVKPVVPPLADRLADDEAFYYVRARAAEALGYVAVEYPDAVTAPEILADLRIGLEFDEPETREKLAKALEHVALGDPSRLRHQVDRLGDHLDDEPELVRYHLTTALVVIGTAHPEALSPAEHPLRERLDDEVSQIRGRAASALGLLAAADGTVEDGSLREKLQSLADAATAFEAERARFALGVLGSESGTARVVPTIDETYDGTADAVADIRAPDDDGQCPHCGLEFPENGPPMCPRCGGPY; this is translated from the coding sequence ATGGGTGACTCGAGTGCTACCGACCCTTTCGATCACATCCTCGACCTGCTCGGAGACGACTCTCCGGAAGCAGCGAACGAGCGTGTAGCCACGCTCCAGAGCCAGCCAGCGGACGATCGAAAAGCTGCCATCAGATCGCTCCAGTCAGTCGCCGAGGATCGGCCGACGTTTCTGGGGCCAATCGCACCCGCGATCGCCGAGTTTCTCGACGACGAGGAGCGATCCGTCCGTCTCGGGACAGCGAAGCTGCTGGTGGCTATCGCCGAGGCCGATTCTGCAGCCGTGAAGCCAGTCGTCCCGCCGCTCGCCGACCGCCTGGCTGATGACGAAGCGTTCTACTACGTCCGGGCGCGGGCTGCCGAGGCGCTGGGATACGTCGCCGTCGAGTACCCCGACGCTGTGACCGCGCCGGAGATCCTGGCCGACCTTCGAATCGGGCTGGAGTTCGACGAACCCGAAACCAGGGAGAAACTCGCCAAGGCGCTCGAACACGTCGCGCTGGGCGATCCCTCGCGGCTGCGCCATCAGGTCGACCGCCTCGGCGACCATCTCGACGACGAGCCCGAACTGGTCCGCTATCATCTGACGACGGCGCTGGTCGTGATCGGGACGGCACATCCCGAGGCCCTGAGCCCGGCCGAGCATCCCCTTCGCGAGCGTCTGGATGATGAGGTTTCGCAGATCCGGGGACGGGCGGCGTCAGCGCTGGGCCTGCTCGCGGCGGCGGACGGCACGGTCGAGGATGGCTCGCTGCGGGAGAAACTGCAGTCGCTGGCCGACGCGGCGACGGCCTTCGAGGCAGAGCGCGCGCGGTTCGCGCTGGGTGTGCTCGGTTCGGAATCCGGTACCGCCCGAGTTGTCCCGACGATCGACGAGACTTACGATGGGACCGCGGACGCCGTCGCGGACATCCGCGCTCCGGACGACGACGGGCAATGCCCACACTGTGGGCTCGAATTCCCCGAGAACGGGCCGCCGATGTGCCCGCGGTGCGGTGGGCCATACTGA
- a CDS encoding DUF7552 domain-containing protein has protein sequence MAASDGSADLDDRTREAAAASATIRQARERIEAVAVDHGDFGVACKDTGCSPAPVTDVTFETFEAAELACLSARAYRSALRRLDPSLPEYDLVVCTTDEGAVEQVSVRKQTKGRRENGLPETSQSVTISGGATDEWLRVENAPVVHLRGSDSLLDDEFVTRQLESKLTEES, from the coding sequence ATGGCAGCCAGCGACGGATCCGCGGACCTCGACGACCGGACCCGAGAGGCGGCCGCCGCGAGCGCGACGATCCGCCAGGCTCGCGAACGTATCGAGGCTGTCGCGGTCGATCATGGCGACTTCGGCGTCGCCTGCAAGGATACCGGCTGCTCGCCTGCTCCCGTCACAGACGTGACTTTCGAGACGTTCGAGGCGGCCGAACTGGCGTGTCTCTCCGCGCGGGCCTATCGGTCGGCCCTTCGACGGCTGGATCCGTCGCTGCCCGAGTACGACCTCGTCGTCTGCACGACCGACGAGGGTGCCGTCGAACAGGTGAGCGTTCGCAAGCAGACGAAAGGCCGGCGCGAGAACGGCCTCCCGGAGACGAGCCAGTCGGTGACGATCTCTGGCGGCGCCACCGACGAGTGGCTCCGGGTCGAGAACGCCCCCGTCGTCCACCTCAGGGGTAGTGACTCGCTGCTGGACGACGAGTTCGTCACTCGACAACTCGAATCGAAGCTCACGGAGGAATCATGA
- a CDS encoding DUF7552 domain-containing protein, giving the protein MRSTLWTLRRRIDRLAIEEGRYRIVCAHSGLSPAPASDARFPDRRTAGQALELCRAYRRALRQRDPRAPRYDLIVEPTPEHAPLAEQRTPRRGSL; this is encoded by the coding sequence ATGCGATCAACGCTGTGGACACTTCGACGTCGGATCGACCGCCTGGCGATCGAGGAGGGGCGCTACCGGATCGTCTGTGCCCACAGCGGCCTCTCACCGGCGCCGGCCTCGGACGCTCGGTTTCCGGATCGGCGGACGGCTGGGCAGGCACTCGAACTCTGCCGGGCCTACCGGCGCGCGCTCCGCCAGCGCGACCCGCGCGCGCCGCGGTACGATCTGATCGTGGAACCGACGCCCGAACACGCCCCGCTGGCTGAGCAGCGCACTCCTCGGAGGGGATCGCTGTGA
- a CDS encoding FAD-dependent oxidoreductase codes for MSDDPEHVDVVIVGGGPAGASAAVFTARYGLDTLVFDRGNAALDRCGYLENYLGFPAGVEIETFQKLIAAHVREAGAERREELVESVTRVDGDASFRIETQQGTTVGAEVVVAAAWYDGSYLWGLDEPSMFEEHEHHGDLEERFDPDYADSDGRTPIDGLYVASPAGARSAQAIVAAGNGAHVARTLIEDRRRERGLSGEVAPEYDWVRPESEYAGEWADRERWVEWFDTEIDSEELSEEHLAELRETYVDRAFETRVTESEVDERAARGRERLVEVVGAEALLDAMDEETIREYVDERTAEEAPVADGE; via the coding sequence ATGAGTGACGATCCCGAGCACGTCGATGTCGTGATCGTCGGGGGCGGCCCCGCCGGGGCTTCGGCGGCGGTGTTCACGGCGCGGTACGGCCTCGACACCCTTGTGTTCGACCGCGGCAACGCCGCTCTGGACCGATGTGGCTACCTCGAAAACTATCTCGGCTTCCCCGCTGGCGTCGAAATCGAGACCTTCCAGAAACTCATAGCCGCCCACGTCCGCGAGGCGGGCGCCGAGCGCCGCGAGGAACTGGTCGAGTCGGTCACGCGGGTCGACGGCGACGCGAGCTTTCGTATCGAGACCCAGCAAGGGACGACGGTGGGGGCCGAGGTTGTAGTCGCGGCTGCGTGGTACGACGGCTCCTACCTTTGGGGACTCGACGAGCCGTCGATGTTCGAAGAGCACGAACACCACGGCGACCTCGAAGAGCGGTTCGATCCGGACTACGCCGATTCGGACGGCCGGACGCCGATCGATGGCCTGTACGTCGCTTCACCTGCGGGTGCCCGGAGCGCACAGGCTATCGTGGCTGCCGGGAACGGTGCCCACGTCGCTCGGACGTTGATCGAGGATCGACGACGCGAGCGTGGCCTCTCCGGCGAGGTCGCACCCGAGTACGACTGGGTCCGCCCGGAGTCCGAATATGCGGGGGAGTGGGCCGACCGCGAGCGCTGGGTGGAGTGGTTCGACACCGAGATCGACAGCGAGGAGCTGAGTGAGGAGCACCTCGCCGAGTTGCGCGAGACGTACGTCGACCGGGCGTTCGAGACGAGAGTCACGGAATCCGAGGTCGACGAACGGGCCGCACGTGGGCGCGAACGGCTGGTCGAGGTGGTCGGTGCGGAGGCGTTGCTCGACGCGATGGACGAAGAGACGATCCGCGAGTATGTCGACGAGCGGACGGCCGAGGAAGCTCCCGTCGCCGACGGAGAGTGA
- a CDS encoding ABC transporter substrate-binding protein, with product MHENDTDAIGAPTRRDYVKFGGAVVGGGLLAGCGSSGGEETPTDTDSAPGSPTETTTESNSYSVTMEPAGTVEFDSVPQSVAPFTADYVDMMVALGHGDAAESIWYRGRYKTIHYEELDGVSIDLDSLTQLWNDGVPKEPFYAMDADLHLIDPHALTDWFQVWEQDDVEEISEQVAPFVGNVIFRRTDDWHDYRYYSLYEAFEKVAEIFQERARFEAIESMHDDLVATVQSRLPAPDEHPNAALVFGGQEPEEFTPYRLSGNGANKEHFRTLGLADAFSGTGVDGLSTSNSGTIDYETLLEVDPDSLLIRYHRQGLTRQAFEDEVVSYMRDHELGSQLSAVQDDRVFRGGPIYSGPLHNLFMIERYAKGYFPEAFPENELFDRDRLATIITEGVDG from the coding sequence ATGCACGAGAACGACACCGACGCGATAGGCGCACCGACGCGACGAGACTACGTGAAGTTCGGCGGCGCAGTGGTCGGTGGCGGCTTGCTGGCCGGCTGTGGTAGCAGCGGCGGCGAGGAGACGCCGACCGACACCGACTCCGCACCGGGCTCGCCGACGGAGACGACGACCGAGTCGAACTCCTATTCGGTGACGATGGAGCCGGCCGGCACAGTCGAGTTCGACTCGGTCCCGCAGTCCGTGGCACCGTTCACCGCCGACTACGTCGACATGATGGTTGCACTGGGCCACGGCGACGCGGCCGAGTCGATCTGGTATCGGGGTCGCTACAAGACGATCCACTACGAGGAACTCGACGGCGTCTCCATCGATCTCGACTCGCTCACGCAGCTGTGGAACGACGGCGTCCCGAAAGAGCCGTTCTACGCGATGGACGCCGACCTCCATCTCATCGACCCCCACGCACTCACCGACTGGTTCCAGGTCTGGGAGCAGGACGACGTCGAGGAGATCAGCGAGCAAGTCGCGCCGTTCGTCGGCAACGTCATCTTCAGACGGACAGACGACTGGCACGACTACCGCTACTACTCGCTGTACGAGGCCTTCGAGAAGGTCGCCGAGATCTTTCAGGAACGCGCTCGGTTCGAGGCGATCGAGTCGATGCACGACGATCTGGTCGCGACGGTCCAGTCCCGCCTACCGGCGCCGGACGAGCACCCGAACGCCGCACTGGTCTTCGGCGGCCAAGAACCCGAGGAGTTCACCCCCTATCGCCTGTCGGGCAACGGCGCCAACAAGGAACACTTCCGGACGCTGGGCCTCGCCGACGCCTTCTCCGGGACTGGCGTCGACGGGCTCTCGACGAGCAACTCGGGCACGATCGACTACGAGACGCTGCTGGAAGTCGATCCCGACTCGCTACTGATCCGCTATCACCGCCAGGGCCTGACGCGCCAGGCGTTCGAAGACGAGGTGGTCTCCTACATGCGAGACCACGAACTCGGAAGTCAGCTTTCGGCCGTGCAGGACGACCGCGTCTTCCGCGGCGGGCCGATCTACAGCGGACCGCTGCACAACCTGTTCATGATCGAGCGCTACGCGAAGGGGTACTTCCCCGAGGCGTTCCCCGAAAACGAACTGTTCGACCGCGACCGTCTCGCTACGATCATCACGGAGGGTGTGGACGGATGA
- a CDS encoding HPP family protein, which yields MFERARECVRGVRLRLRRFERREIRAFRRWIETTHNLVHLSILVALPILLGIVTALSNAIDLLPFLLFPPLASGSYTLFANPESRASSPRRFVGGLTAGALCGWIALAVSARYWYGTPPTAFEVNPGAVALGLLLTGAVTWALDIQEASAFSTALLVHVTGTTQLAYVGSVAVSSTLVAGAFVLWRDTVYEQRAKFLYESTKGDDHVLVPMRGQRDDATAMLGARLAAAHDAGKVVLLDVVEDEDLAAAEETVLEDEHLATDSAADRSRPRLEVPHADSDGVHPADVHENWAAFEESPPEHGPGAVEAGDVSQDWVPYDEEQLHELARERAVETAAETLEERAERIETVVGVPCQVVVAVGGGSLARTIVQTAREANCDLITVPYETDDERLAPYIRDLFRGPIDVLVHRSYDGRTRWSRVLAPVRRAGDLAHSMLDFATRLAGTAGTVSVCHCIDSESDRRRAEEMLANLTETANGSLETRVPRARIEAFIDENADQYDLVVLGSSQDRSTASRFISRPTFERLGDVETDVVIVDRNY from the coding sequence ATGTTCGAGCGAGCCCGCGAGTGCGTTCGAGGTGTGCGACTGCGACTGCGTCGATTCGAACGCCGCGAGATTCGAGCGTTCCGGCGCTGGATCGAGACCACGCACAACCTCGTTCATCTGTCGATTCTGGTCGCGCTGCCGATCCTGCTCGGGATCGTCACCGCCCTCTCGAACGCGATCGATCTCCTTCCGTTCCTCCTCTTTCCGCCCCTGGCGTCGGGTTCGTACACGCTCTTTGCCAACCCCGAGAGCCGGGCGTCCTCGCCGCGACGGTTCGTCGGCGGACTCACTGCCGGCGCGCTGTGTGGCTGGATCGCCCTCGCCGTCTCGGCTCGTTACTGGTACGGGACGCCGCCGACGGCCTTCGAAGTCAATCCTGGGGCCGTCGCGCTCGGATTGCTCCTGACCGGTGCAGTCACGTGGGCGCTCGACATCCAGGAGGCGTCGGCGTTCTCGACGGCCTTGCTCGTCCACGTGACGGGGACGACACAACTCGCCTACGTGGGCAGCGTCGCCGTCTCCAGTACGCTCGTGGCCGGGGCGTTCGTGCTCTGGCGAGACACCGTCTACGAGCAGCGCGCGAAGTTCCTCTACGAGTCGACCAAGGGCGACGACCACGTGCTGGTCCCGATGCGCGGCCAGCGCGACGACGCGACGGCCATGCTCGGCGCGCGACTCGCCGCCGCCCACGACGCCGGAAAGGTCGTCCTGCTCGACGTCGTCGAGGACGAGGACCTCGCGGCCGCCGAGGAGACCGTGCTCGAAGACGAACACCTGGCGACCGACAGCGCGGCTGACCGGTCTCGCCCGCGGCTGGAGGTACCGCACGCCGACTCCGACGGCGTCCATCCGGCCGACGTTCACGAAAACTGGGCGGCCTTCGAGGAATCACCGCCTGAGCACGGTCCGGGGGCCGTCGAGGCCGGCGACGTCAGCCAGGACTGGGTGCCCTATGACGAGGAGCAACTCCACGAACTCGCTCGCGAGCGTGCTGTCGAGACTGCGGCGGAGACGCTCGAAGAGCGGGCCGAGCGAATCGAAACCGTCGTCGGTGTCCCCTGTCAGGTCGTCGTCGCCGTCGGCGGGGGGTCGCTCGCCCGGACGATCGTCCAGACCGCCCGGGAGGCAAACTGCGATCTCATCACTGTCCCCTACGAAACCGACGACGAGCGACTCGCACCGTACATCCGGGATCTCTTTCGCGGCCCCATCGACGTCCTCGTCCATCGCTCCTACGACGGTCGCACCCGCTGGTCGCGCGTGCTCGCCCCGGTCAGACGGGCCGGCGATCTCGCTCACAGCATGCTCGACTTCGCGACGCGACTCGCCGGCACTGCCGGGACGGTCAGCGTCTGTCACTGTATCGATAGCGAGAGCGACCGCCGCCGCGCCGAGGAGATGCTGGCTAACTTGACCGAGACCGCAAACGGCTCGCTGGAGACGCGCGTCCCGCGTGCCCGGATCGAGGCGTTCATCGACGAAAACGCTGACCAGTACGACCTCGTCGTTCTGGGGTCGAGCCAGGACCGCAGTACAGCCTCGCGATTTATCTCCCGGCCGACGTTCGAACGCCTCGGCGATGTCGAGACCGACGTGGTGATCGTCGATCGAAACTACTGA
- a CDS encoding DUF7260 family protein, with protein MNVATDVERARERVADEREWTAEKRRAFERFADAVAEIDAGTPGGAAAFGGPTAVATASNSSTGVSAVLDAFEEHLGPYSGDAQETPETVHQAVATEFSAELAVSLCGGDSAGVLTPQLKQVVQAETQSRLDELDVMGRALEREIESLSTVEEPIGEVCKWFVEHNPTLLDELGFDQLRAWHETLDDHRERLDAVAAERQQHLDATTGGRGAVGIEHRVLVEYLYAGFPASYPALATLARLEDACREAQRSLRAHLVARA; from the coding sequence GTGAACGTCGCCACCGACGTCGAGCGCGCACGCGAGCGCGTCGCCGACGAGCGCGAGTGGACTGCCGAGAAACGCCGAGCATTCGAGCGGTTCGCCGACGCAGTCGCGGAGATCGACGCCGGGACTCCCGGGGGAGCGGCGGCTTTCGGCGGGCCGACGGCCGTCGCCACCGCGAGCAACTCCTCGACCGGCGTCTCGGCTGTGCTGGACGCCTTCGAGGAACACCTCGGGCCGTACAGCGGCGACGCTCAGGAGACGCCCGAAACCGTCCACCAGGCGGTCGCGACCGAGTTCTCGGCCGAACTGGCTGTCTCGCTCTGCGGGGGCGACAGCGCAGGCGTGTTGACACCACAGCTCAAGCAGGTCGTGCAGGCCGAAACGCAGTCGCGCCTGGACGAACTCGACGTGATGGGCCGGGCGCTCGAACGCGAGATCGAGTCGCTGTCGACCGTCGAGGAACCCATCGGAGAAGTCTGTAAATGGTTCGTCGAGCACAATCCCACACTACTCGACGAACTCGGGTTCGACCAGCTCCGGGCGTGGCACGAGACGCTCGACGACCACCGCGAGCGACTCGACGCCGTGGCGGCCGAGCGCCAACAACACCTCGACGCGACGACTGGTGGGCGCGGCGCGGTCGGGATCGAACACCGAGTCCTCGTCGAGTACCTCTACGCCGGCTTCCCGGCGAGCTATCCCGCCCTGGCGACGCTTGCGCGGCTCGAAGACGCCTGTCGGGAGGCCCAGCGATCACTTCGTGCGCATCTGGTCGCCCGGGCTTGA
- a CDS encoding ABC transporter substrate-binding protein, with amino-acid sequence MADANQSRVGPTRRDYVKYGGAVISGGLLAGCGSGGGEETPTKGDETSPEPMGSSTETPVETPYSVTMEPTGTVEFDAVPETWLAFLSTYGDMGIALGQADGLQGLWNAENVPVEFYDALPGVEVDLSGVTTITGENGVDTETLYALDCDLHLVDPNWLELIADNWDGDDTAEISEQVGPFLGNYIRRRGDDWHDYPYYSLYEAFEKVAAAFRERERFQALRSVHEGMQSTISEQLPATEDRPTVGLLSVNSDFEGGSFYVYPVQDGNNHKQYRDLEMRGAFDEHIDGSYAQWDYEQLLEVDPDAMVFQYGFTHVSTDEFANKVAAMREDPLGGQLSAVQNDRLYRGGTSYQGPVVNFFQTEAAAKQFYPEAFGEWPGYTDDDKYPDFSEDEQLFDHQRVADIINGAI; translated from the coding sequence ATGGCCGACGCGAATCAATCGCGAGTGGGACCGACCCGACGAGACTACGTGAAGTACGGCGGGGCCGTAATCAGTGGTGGCCTGCTGGCTGGCTGTGGGAGCGGTGGTGGCGAAGAGACGCCGACTAAGGGCGACGAGACGAGCCCCGAACCGATGGGTTCGAGTACCGAGACGCCCGTCGAGACGCCGTACTCGGTGACGATGGAGCCGACAGGGACGGTCGAGTTCGACGCGGTGCCCGAGACGTGGCTCGCCTTTCTGAGCACATACGGTGACATGGGGATCGCGCTGGGTCAGGCTGACGGCCTGCAGGGCCTGTGGAACGCCGAGAACGTGCCGGTCGAGTTCTACGACGCCTTGCCCGGCGTCGAGGTCGACCTGAGTGGCGTCACGACCATCACGGGAGAGAACGGCGTCGACACGGAGACGCTGTACGCGCTGGACTGCGACCTGCATCTGGTCGATCCCAACTGGCTCGAACTCATTGCGGACAACTGGGACGGCGACGACACCGCCGAGATCAGCGAGCAGGTCGGTCCGTTCCTCGGCAACTACATCCGCCGGCGCGGCGACGACTGGCACGACTACCCCTATTACTCGCTGTACGAGGCCTTCGAGAAGGTCGCCGCCGCGTTCAGAGAGCGCGAGCGTTTCCAGGCCCTCCGATCTGTCCACGAGGGGATGCAATCGACTATCAGCGAGCAGTTGCCAGCCACCGAGGACAGGCCGACGGTCGGACTGCTGTCGGTGAATTCGGACTTCGAGGGTGGCTCGTTCTACGTCTATCCCGTGCAGGACGGCAACAACCACAAGCAGTACCGCGATCTGGAGATGCGCGGCGCGTTCGACGAGCACATCGACGGGAGTTACGCCCAGTGGGACTACGAACAGCTGCTGGAAGTCGACCCCGACGCGATGGTCTTCCAGTACGGCTTCACCCACGTCAGCACCGACGAGTTCGCGAACAAGGTCGCCGCGATGCGTGAGGATCCCCTCGGCGGACAGCTCAGTGCGGTCCAGAACGATCGCCTCTATCGTGGCGGCACCTCATATCAGGGTCCCGTGGTCAACTTCTTCCAGACAGAGGCGGCAGCCAAGCAGTTCTACCCCGAGGCCTTCGGGGAGTGGCCGGGCTACACGGATGACGATAAGTACCCTGACTTTTCGGAGGATGAACAGCTGTTCGACCACCAGCGAGTCGCGGACATCATCAACGGAGCGATCTGA